Below is a window of Deltaproteobacteria bacterium DNA.
CGGAAAAAATGCTCTGGAGCCGCCTACGAAATCGCCAACTGGAAGGCTACAAATTCCGCCGCCAGCAAGTAATCGACATGTACATCACAGACTTTCTTTGTCTGGAGCCAAAGCTAGCGATTGAACTCGATGGTGGACAGCATGCCGAGCGAAGAGAACAGGATGACCAGAGAACTCGATATCTCGAAGGTCTGGGATACCGTGTCCTGCATTTCTGGAATCACGATGTGCTACGCGAACCTGAGGCTCTCCTTGAAGTGATTCGAGATGCGCTACTGAGGACTACTAGACCCCCTCACCCTAACCCTCTCCCTGAGGGAGAGGGAATTTAGAGGCAGGTTCTTTTTCATCGACCATAGGTC
It encodes the following:
- a CDS encoding endonuclease domain-containing protein, encoding MKNLSRALRKHQTDAEKMLWSRLRNRQLEGYKFRRQQVIDMYITDFLCLEPKLAIELDGGQHAERREQDDQRTRYLEGLGYRVLHFWNHDVLREPEALLEVIRDALLRTTRPPHPNPLPEGEGI